ctgaaTCTGAATTTCTTGAAGTTACTTTGCAGTTTTTGCAGAATGTAGCTGATTCCCTCCTGTTTGAGTCATTGCGTTTAACTCAAATGCAGGTATGAGAGCAGTTTTCTGGTGCTGCAGCCCGCTCTTAGAGATTTACGCAGCTGAAGTTACTGTGGAAATAGAGGCTGAAGAGTAGTGACCTCTTGAATTCTGGCATTTGGCTTTTCCCTTAAGCTGTGCATTTCCCAGACACCAGGGACTTCAGTTTCCTCTGTTTCTAGAGAATGCAGGCTTGAACACAAAGGACACCCTGCTCCAGCAGATTTGAGGTGTGCAGTGGAATGTGTGCCTAATCTCATGCTTGGCAACAGTTGTGTTCACTAGTCATGTTGAAGTCTTGCAGCAGGCAGTAGGAGTGCGTAGAGTTACCgcaggcagaagaaaaggggCTACTGATGCAAACTTAAATACGGGTTAATGTCTGTTTGAGGGACTCTCAGCCTGCATCTTAAAATGGTtaatacattttccttctgtgttcaCTTTGTTTACACAAACCCCAGACTGGTTATCTCTTCCcctgtatttcagcttttagAATATAAACTGTGGAAGGTCTGTAAAGAGATTTGGCCTTCTTGAACCCCTTTTATATAGAATTCACAGCCCAAACTGAAGTACAGTTTTCAAATGCTCTCATAGTCAGATTAATTTCTAACCATCAGACCCTGGAAGTGTCCTGTTGTGTTCCCTGGGAATGCACTTGGCACTCGCAAACCTTTGTTATTATTGTGCTGCTTCTCCAGAAGACTTTTTGTCACCTGAAACCCTTTCACATGGATTACTGAGATGTTACATTAGAGGTGAGCTGCAGTCTAGTACATAAAACAGCATACAATCTTTCCTACCACTTTTTAATCTTCAACATCACTGCTGTGTTGGACTACTGggctgatgggaagtagaaaTCTTTCCCACAGTATATTAGAGAAAGCAAAGTGCCCTTCGacagatgggggaaaaaacccaacaaccaaccaccaaaaaaccccacacacaaaccccaaacaaaccaccacccacaaacccaaaaaaacacaacagccCTCAACATACCTCCCATAGGTTCTGACCACACAGAGCTGCAAATCTGGTTCACATTAGCAAGtggatttaaaagaaaaaactacagCTACCGTATCGTGAGTTAGCTCTTTGTTAGATGAAATCCATTTTGTCACAGTAGCACAGGGAGGGCCCAGATACAAAATACCCACcgatatttaaaaatactgtatttgaaCATAAGTTTCGACtctgctgttctgttttctaggcttagattctggtCATGTTATCTTTTAAGTGTTTTCAGCTCCCATCTTTTTAGGGCTCTTTCCCAGACAGCCAGACTTCCCAGGCTAAGGGCTGTCAGTAATTAACCATGAAGTTTGTTGTGGGTGAAAAGATTGCAGTCCCAGCTGAACACATTGTCTGGTATACTGCACCAGTTGACGCTCTGGTGTGTTAAGGAAAACGAAAGCTTTATGTTGCTGTATCTCGTTTCAAGGTTTAAGCCGCTTGGATGCCTTTGCAGGGGGAGGCTGAGGACAGAACTGCGTGTATTAATTGCTTAGTGTCTTAAACATCAGCCCCTGAACTCAGGTTTTCCCCCTGAGAACAAATGAGTTGGATCACAGTGGGAAGAGTTAGCACAGGCTGGCAAAGGCTGCCGAAGAGAAggctgggttttgtttcttgatataCTCTTCTCTTGTGAAATGTTTCAGCTAGAATCTGATCTGGTTCAAGAATTACTGGTAGACTTATTTTTAAGCAGGCAGCCAGAAAAATGCATACCCATTACTGTGGGCGTCTGTATGTCTTGCAGTTGTTGAATGTGAATGTCGCAGCACTCCTGATTAGGCTGGTTTAATGCTTCatttgcagacagaaaaattCAGGTATCTCTGGCAAAGTTAAAAGATCCATCTGTCATTCACGTTAGATACCATCTTAGGCGCTTCTTGCCCTGCTGtgatgggttttttccctttgtctcAGTCCTTCTTCAAGTAAAGACAGACAGATGCTGAAGTTCATGTAGGAGAATTGTTACAGTACCAGTCTTCCTTGAAGAGCTGGACATCCTTCCTGTCCCGGGGATGGGGAGTGCTTAATCCCTTTGAAACCCAGACTGTGAACTTGCATATCTAGTTAAGCACTTGTGGTTAAAGGTGGTGGTTTACAGAACTTGATGGCTAGCCTGCAGCAGAGGTAGCCAAACtctttgtgcttttctgtttcgCATGAGATTTGTAATCGGGAGCCATTAGATACTCGCTTTGAAGGGTTCTCACGAGCAAGTCAGCAATCCATTACTTGCTGATTTCAGATCAAGCTCACATTTGGTCTGTTCTGCAAAATCCTATTCAGAAGAGTTTTGTGCTGAGGTAGCTGTTACAGTATGGTAATGCATGTCAGTAAAAAACCGTCCAGTGCTCTGTTTTCTCATGCTCATTCTGTGCTATCGGTTGATACCAGCGGGAATATAGCGAGGCAGGTTTGCCTCcctcacagccacaccagggAAGTGTCTTGAGAGCAGATGATGCGAGATGTTTCTCAGGCTTCTAATGGACTGCAACACTTCTGTATTACAGGGCAACGTGTATGTCAAATGTCCTTCAATTGCTGCTGCCATTGCAGCTGTAAATGCGTTGCATGGGAGGTGGTTTGCAGGTGAGTGGATTTCATGTGGAGACCTACATTTATTCATTAATTACAAAAGTGACCaaatactgattatttttttgttattattttttaaatcttctgaTTAGGTAAAATGATCACAGCAGCGTATGTACCTCTTCCAACGTACCATAGCCTTTTCCCAGATTCTATGACTGCAACCCAACTACTGGTTCCTGTTCGACGATGAAGATGGATTTAGTCAGTTTTGTACATAGTTATTTTTTGGAGGAAGATTGAGTTATCTTTTATTTAGATAAAACTAAAGGAAAGGATTTAATGTCATTTTGTGTACACTTCCTgctacctttaaaaataaaatgaagtaagCAGAAATGCAGTGTGTTCATTCTCCCTAACTAGCATTTCCACTGTATACAAAGCTGTTGACTTCTTGTTCTGCCTTGTAATTCTTGTACATTTACTGAGGTGATCTGTAGGAACTGAGAAGTAGCTCATAGAAAACAAGTTCTCTGTAAAAGGCAGATGGGAcataatgacatttttaatgtttcacaagcctttcttttaatgcagcaattacattttacatttcacTAAATGTAGGTGATCTGCTAAAGGTTAATATCAGAGATAGACTTGATGAAGGGACATATTTAGTGTTTTGTATAAATGGAAAATTCAAAAGGCTACTGAATGCTGACTCTAGACAGCCACTCAGCTTGCTTTGTGCTGAATAATTGGTAAGAATAGAAGGATTGAAGGGTTTTATTTCTTGATGGTAACTTTTGATTAATGTATCTGTAAAAGTTTCTTTGTAAATACTGTGTGAGGTGTGTCTAAGTTTCCAAACAAAACGATCTCTGCATTTCCAGAGAAGTTTCTATGTATGCAGTGTGGCACAGTTGGAGGATTTCAGCCGAGTCTGGAAATCGGTAGGAAATACAGAAACGTGTTTTGTTCTGGTTGCATATaatctttgctctttttaaGCTCTGTGAgctctgaaatatatttttgggTTACTTCAGTGTGTTTGACAAGACAGCTTGATATTTCTATCAAACAAAGACTTTCATATTGCAACAATCTTTGTAAGAACCACTCAAATAAAATTCTCTTAAAAAGGCCTTGACGaagctttatttctttgctcTCCTAATGTGACATAAGCAGTGTGTGCTGAAGACTGGAGGTGAGCGATAGATGCTTTGAAATGGTAGGTGTTCGGAATACCACTCCTCCAGAGAAAACGGAGCTGGCTCCTGCTCTTTTGAACCCTCCGTGTACTGCAGCCATGGTTGTCAAGGGCCTGTGGGTGTTCTCATTGCCGGGACGGTGGACAGCTCTTGCCCTTCCTCAGGACTGCTGCAGGTTCATTCCGGGGGTAACATCCCCCCTGCCCACCTCCGCCCCCACCTTTCACAAATGGTTGTGAATCGTGGGGATGTAGTAGTTTACATTGGCTTTCAGTCTGGTTTCTGTAGGGAAGCCTGCCCGAGTGGGTTGCCCTCTTAGTACCCCTTTTCCACCCCCCTGTCATGTTTAACCACTGGCTAATACAAGCTGTGTTTGGCAAAAGCATAGAGAGTGCGTTCTGGCCAGGTGGGTGAAAATGGGCTGGCAGGGATGCTGCCAGTGCTCTGAGACAAAGGGGGTGGTGAcctgctctccagcctgccGGGCGCTGCCATTCGGGGTCTGTGTAGCTGTGGCTGAGCTGCACTAGGGCAGGAGACTCTTCAGTGATTGGGAGAGAGCCACAGGGGAAATGGGACTGGGCAAGTGGAGGTAGTACAAGGGCAACTGTGGGGAGGAGCCAGGAATATACTGCAGGAGGGTGTCTCAGGAGTATGTGACGCAGCTGAGGAAAGCCAAGCAAAGCTGTGCTCTCATTTTGCTTGACATTTTTTTAGTTGCCAGGATTAATCCACCAGTGCCAGCTGGAGTAAACCTTTAGCTGTTCCAGAGCAGCTGTGTCACTTGACTTGGTGGTTGTTGGCAGAGTTTCTCTCTCAGAGGTTACTGAGCCACATGGCAACAGATGAGAGCAGGCTTTTAGTGGCAGATTTGTGTTTCTCCCTTAAAAACTGGGGAAACAGCACTTGTCCTAGGTAAAGGTTTGTATAGGTGCTGGTTCAGGTTCTGCTGCTGCTAACTTGTCCTTTTTGATCCTTAAACAAAGGAGGAGCAAAGATAAGCCTTGTTTCAAAAGACAAGTAACAGGAGGTTGCAACACTAAACCAAACATTTCATAGTTCAGCTGtaggcagtgctgcagaggctgGTGAAGGGCAGGCCCAATCCCCTGTTCTCCCTGGGAAGCACTGAGCACCTTGTAGACCCATTAAGGCAGATTGTAGGAAAAGACTTTTCCTGCAGAGCACTGTTTCTGGTAGCACAGCTCCTGCAGGTGAAGCCCCCTTGCCAAGGGAATGAAAAAAGCCACTGCAATTCCTAGTGCTGGAGGCAGCCGCAACCACTGCTTCTGTCCTTCCCGAGCGCACCTTGCCTCACCAAGGGTGTAAGAGTGCATCCTTCAGAGCTGTGGAAGGGGCAGCGTAGCCAGGCTGCGCTGTTCTGCGCTGGTCGCACAGTAACTTGCAGCACAGCTAGTCTAGTCCTGAGGGGAGAGCCTTAGGAAAGGCGTTGCTCGAGGCCTGACAAGGAGGTTCCATCTCCCATGTCATCCTTGTGACTCATCACAAAATACCGTTAGCTGTCATATGACAGGAGCGGTTTTCCACTTTACAGCAATTCAATGATTTCCAGCACTCGTAGCATGGCTGTAACTATCTGTGCTGTTCCCTGACTGCTGCCTGCGCCCACGTGCTGCCAGGCTGGCGGGAAGAAGGTGCCTGAGCTGCTGTAGTTTGCCCTCCATTGCAGAAGAACGTGCCCAAATCCTTCTGGGGTCCCTCACTCTCTGTGAGGGCGATTGCCCCGTATTACCTGGAACTCAAAAATGGTGCCAGCTTCAACCCACCTATTTTTGCAAGAGGAGAGAAATGTGATAGTTGATCCAAATTAGCCACCAAGTAACTCTGCTAGACTTGGGAATGCATGAATACAAAGGAGCAGCTCCACATCAACACATGGGGAATGTGAACTGCCCAAGTACCAAAGGGAGAAATGTGTGCGCTGTACTTAAGCCTGTGAAATAGGAACTTTAATGTAGTACAAAGGATTATTTATTCTCATTGTCACAGGAGTAAGAGATGGGAGGAAAGTAGAAATTTGGTAAAAAGCATGTTTACAATCAGCAGAGCAAGGAGGATGGTGGTTCACCATTTCATGAAGAGCTCTCACTTCCAGGTATCTAAAGATTTTATTATGGTACAGAGGAGGAATGGCTGGACCGGGGCACTCCGGGTTAAAACCCAAGCTCCAGGTTAGCAGCGGATTCCCATACCAATAGCCATGAATGTCCCAAACGTCCCACCACTTTGCATCATCGTTTTGCCAACTCCACCCATCAGCTCTCGTCCTCTCATGCCAATCCTGAGATAAAGGAAAACACATAAATTATATAAAAGCTGAAGCCCGACAGGTAACAGACGTGCCACAGAAAACATCTGATACAAACAGCTAACGGTTGCCTCAGCACCCAAATCAAACACCTCCTCTTCAGTCTGAACTTAACGTGGTGCCTCCCGCCTCCGCAAGGAGACTGGCTGTGGTGCCCTGCGCCTGAGCTACTGCAAACAAAAATGGAGCTGTTCTCTTTGGGGCACTTGAGTGACCCTCACCGATGGCCCACACGTCTTTCTTCCTGCAGCGGTACAGGCTGACGCTGTACCCTCCTGCCACGCCACTAGCAGGAACAGCTTTACTCGCTAGTGCCCCAAATACCCttaatttgggggaaaaaaaatatgtgttgTCCAAGTGTTTGACTTGCCAGCGAATAAGAAGGGTCTGAGCTGTTGTACTGCCATCCTGTCTGGCCgcagcagcagtatttttaatatcacCAACTTAAAACCATGTTGTAAACTAACCTCCTATTCACCACtgacactgtatttttaataggaGAGAAACCTGAAAGGCCTAGAAGTGTCCAGAGGCATTTCTGTTCTCCAGTTTCCATTTACCTGAGGTCAGACCGAAACAAAAAGAATTGCTCCTTCTCAGGAAGCTCTCGTAATATTTGGCTTTTAAGCACTGCAGTGACTGTAGGGTCTAAGGAATTTCAtgcacttcatttttaaaacatggagATTTTCCCTCAAAAATGGTACAGCAAAGTAACATAGCTGTGTCATTCAAATACAACAGAACCACTGTCACTGCTTCTTCTAAATACcctaaatctgtattttctgctaGCAATGTACCACTTACAAATACTCTCCAGGATCTGAGAGAGAtgagaaaacttttaaaactctATCAGATTAGACTTtgtgccttttcctccttttaggCTCACTACCAAATCATCGCCCATGTTTattcacagattaaaaaatgtCAGGCAGAAAGAGTTCTGCAAAATACGAAAGAGCTTATTTCAGTAATTCGTTTTCATGGACGACGTGTAGCAAAACCAGTCAGTGAGCAGCGCAAGAGCTAACCTGGAGCAGTGAGCACCGTTTGTTTCTGTGCCGGCATGCCGGGGAGCGCCGGGGGAAGGTGGAACATTGTCCCTCTCTGATTCACAATGGGATTGTGCCAGTGCCAGCCACAGCTCTGCCTACACTCTTGCAATTAAGACTCGGGGTCAGTATGGTAATTGCCTCCGTGCAAGGGAATGGGACACCCAAAGCAACCACGATGCAGATGCCCGAGAGCTTGCCGAGTACCTCAGGAAGCTTTAGAGCGAGGAGAGGGCTGCACGTGTGCCTGCACAGACAATTcatccagctcctcctggcgCTGATCTTCCACAGCCTCAGCTTCCCAATGCAACCTCCCTTACAGGCGGCAGGAAAAGGTCTGTGACACTGCGACCTCCTCATACGCAGTGACCCAGAAGTGATGCCCCACCATCACCAGCCTTTCCCATTTGAGGCCGAGGCTGACAGCAGGCTCTCGAACTGTGGCTAATTCGGAGCCACTGGCAAAGTTTCACCTACGTGATGATGCAGGACCAGACCCGCACCTCCCTTCCCAATCCTGGAGCGGGAGTGTTGCTCTCTGGCTATCACTCTATCACGACCTGTCCACGGAAGCCATTTCCTTGGCATACCTGAGGCAGGAAAACGTGCCAAACAGCGCTCCTGCTGCCATGCCCACTGCAAAGCCCATCATGAAACCCATCTTTACTCTGTCAAAGCAGCTGGGCTGCGATTGCCCGTACGGGCCCACGGTCACAGGCATctagaaaagaaagcacaaaaaccccacatagATTTACTGCTTTACCTAACAGGCTTCTATAACCAAACGGCTGGGGAGCAGGCCCGCAGGTTTCGGAGCCTCTGGTAAGTGTAATGCCGGGGGCTTCGCAGACTTTCAGACCTGTTCCCTTGCCTGTCAGGTAGGAAAAGACAGGGAGGGAATGCCAGCGCCTTGCTGCTGGCGCCCTTTGCCCCTCAGCAAGCCCCTGTGAGCGCCGCTATGTCTCCGAGAGCTGTTTCAAGACCTCGCTCTGTGCTCCTCGGCTGCCCGTGAGCAGCGCACGGCGTCGCCTGGCAaagcccccgccgccgggcccgtCCTCCCGAGCTGCCACCGGCCTCGGAGGCAGAGGGGCGGGGCAGCGAATCTGCCCCTCGGTAGCCCAAAGCCACGGAGGGGGCTGACGCCGCAGACCGCCCCGGCGGCTTCCCCGGGAGGGGCGGCTTCCGCCTCCCGCCCGGCGCCAGGCCTCGCACCCGGCGCGCCAGGGCCCTGAGCGGCCGCTTCACCTCACGGGTGCTTCGGCCGCGACCCGCCCCTCCCCCGGGAGGCCCGGACCTCCGCCGCAGACCCCGGGGCCCGCTCGGGAGGGGTGAgggccgccgccccgcccgtACCTCGCTccccccggccgcgccgcgccctCCGCCGCTGCCCGCTCCGGCCTCCGCTTCCGGCGCGCGACGTGACGTTGCCGGAAGGGGCGGGcagccgccgcgccccgcccaCCCCGCCGCCATGCTGCTGTGGCGGTGCCTGGCGGCCCTGCGGGCGGTCCCCGCCCCCCGGCGGCTCTCGCTGGCCGCGCTGCGGCCGGGACCGGCCCCGGGACAGGGagcggcaccggcaccggggcCAGGTAAGGCCGCGGTGGGGGCGCAGCCGCTGCCCGggcggggggccgcggcggcgaAGCCTGAGGCGCGGGCAGGCCCGGCCGGCGGAGCGCGGGCCCGGCGCTCCCGCGGGCGGCTGACGGCGGCTCGtcctcccccccctccctcccctcagggCGAAGCGGCGATGGAGGCGGCGCCCTGCGGCCGCTCTACATGGACGTCCAGGCCACCACCCCGCTGGTAAGGGCCGGGCCGCGCTGGCGCCGCCGCCTGTCCCGGCCTCTCGCGTTCTCGGCCTCGGAGCCCCCCGCTGCCCGCGCTCCTGCAGCCGCTGCCTCGCCCCGGGCCCGCGGGTTCCCCCGGAGGgcggggggtgcagggggaaggggagaaacaAGCTTGgtttcccttcccatcccttcccatcccttcccatcccttcccatcccttcccatcccttcccatcccttcccatcccttcccatcccttccctttttcccgGAGCGCTCGCGCGTTGCCCCACTTCGGGGCTCCCCCTGCGCTCCCGGGAAGGGCCGTGGGCAAAGCAGCATCGTTCGAATTCACCGCAACGCCAGACGCCTTCGTGTggggcccggggcagccccggccgtCCTCCGAAGGGCCTTTAACTCCGCCGCGACAGCCTCCTGGCTGCCGGctcccccgccgcgccccggggccGCAGGGGCTCGCTGCCTCCTTCGCCTTCGGGGGGAGCGGCAGGGCCGCCCTGGAGCCTGGGGGTGGCTATGGCTTTGAGGGGCAGCGAGAAACTCGTTTAACCCAAATACTTCCCTGCGTAATTTCTCCAGACGTCTTAAGACCTTGTATTTTTTCCACTCAGAAAATCACGTTCTTCTGTGACCGTCTTGATGCGGATCCGGGTTACGTGCGACGGCACAGAACGTAATTGCCGCATACTCGTATTTGCCGGAGGCTGTGTCGTATATAACGTGCGATAACCTCAAGTTTTCAAGATCCGGCCTGAGCTAAACCCAGACACTGCAGCAGAAGTGCTGCTAatcctggggcagagggaggtgggGGCGTGCGGAGGGGACAGAGACGCTTTTCCTTCTCCGTTTTGAAGGCTGGGTGGTTTGTGTCCCGCAGGATCCCAGAGTCCTGGACAGCATGCTCCCGTACCTGACGGCCTACTACGGCAACCCCCACTCCAGGACTCATGCCTACGGCTGGGAGAGCGAGGCCGCCATGGAGAAGGCGAGGCGGGTGAGTCTTTGGCTCTCCGCAGTCGTAGCGGTTTTCCTGCTGGCGAGGAAATTCAGTGTCGAAAGACAAGCAAAAGCAATGATAAATCTGTTGTAGTTAGTTAGTTCTCTGTGGGCTGGATTTAGCAGCTTCCTCTTTGCTTAGCTATACTTTAGCAGCTTTATTGCGAGGGAAAAAAGTGAGATTAGAGCAACTGAAACGGCAGAAACCAATACGTTAGGCAAAGGTGTCTCAGGATTTTGATTTCCTGAGGTCACAAGTGTGCTGCTGCAGTAATTGGGGTAACTTCATGTTTTATCAGTCTCCTAATCTTAGGTATGGGTCTCTGTCATTGTTTTTGAAGTAATATGTACTGGGTTTTTGTCTACtta
The sequence above is a segment of the Gavia stellata isolate bGavSte3 chromosome 20, bGavSte3.hap2, whole genome shotgun sequence genome. Coding sequences within it:
- the ROMO1 gene encoding reactive oxygen species modulator 1, giving the protein MPVTVGPYGQSQPSCFDRVKMGFMMGFAVGMAAGALFGTFSCLRIGMRGRELMGGVGKTMMQSGGTFGTFMAIGMGIRC